The following proteins are encoded in a genomic region of Pseudorca crassidens isolate mPseCra1 chromosome 5, mPseCra1.hap1, whole genome shotgun sequence:
- the LOC137225117 gene encoding kalirin-like isoform X3, whose protein sequence is MKGGDRAYTRGPSLGWLLAKCCCCFPCRDAYSHSSENGGKSESVANLQAQPSLNSIHSSPGPKRSTNTLKKWLTSPVRRLNSGKADGNIKKQKKVRDGRKSFDLGSPKPGDETTPQGDSADEKSKKGWGEDEPDEESHTPLPPPMKIFDNDPTQDEMSLEGGSYRGSLKDPTGCLNEGMTPPTPPRNLEEEQKAKALRGRMFVLNELVQTEKDYVKDLGIVVEGFMKRIEEKGVPEDMRGKDKIVFGNIHQIYDWHKDVFLGELEKCIQEQDRLAQLFIKYERKLHIYVWYCQNKPRSEYIVAEYDAYFEEVKQEINERLTLSDFLIKPIQRITKYQLLLKDFLRYSEKAGLECSDIEKAVELMCLVPKRCNDMMNLGRLQGFEGTLTAQGKLLQQDTFYVIELDAGMQSRTKERRVFLFEQIVIFSELLRKGSLTPGYMFKRSIKMNYLVLEENVDSDPCKFALMNRETSERVILQAANADIQQAWVQDINQVLETQRDFLNALQSPIEYQRKERNTAVMRSQPARVPQASPRPYSSIPVGSEKPPKGSSCNPPLPPLKISTSNGSSGFDYHQAGDKFEASKSDLGGCNGVSSMAVIKDYYALKENEICVSQGEVVQVLAINQQNMCLVYQPASDHSPAAEGWVPGNILAPLTKATAAAENSDGSIK, encoded by the exons atGCGTACTCTCATTCAAGTGAAAACGGAGGCAAGTCCGAGTCGGTGGCCAACCTGCAGGCCCAGCCCTCCCTGAACTCCATCCACAGTTCCCCTGGGCCCAAGCGCTCCACCAACACCCTGAAGAAGTGGCTGACGAGTCCCGTGCGGCGGCTCAACAGCGGGAAGGCAGATGGAAACATCAAGAAGCAGAAGAAAGTACGAGACGGTCGGAAGAGCTTCGACCTGGGATCTCCCAAGCCTGGGGATGAGACGACCCCTCAGGGAGACAGCGCTGACGAG AAGAGCAAGAAAGGTTGGGGTGAGGATGAGCCAGATGAAGagtcacacacacccctccctccgCCTATGAAGATCTTTGACAACGACCCCACGCAGGACGAGATG AGTCTGGAAGGAGGCTCGTACCGGGGGAGCTTGAAAGACCCCACAGGCTGCCTGAATGAGGGCATGACCCCACCCACACCTCCTAGAAACCTGGAAGAAGAACAGAAAGCCAAGGCCCTGAGAGGCAGGAT GTTTGTCCTGAATGAACTGgtacagacagagaaagactatgTGAAGGATCTGGGGATTGTGGTAGAG GGCTTCATGAAGAGGATAGAAGAAAAGGGTGTCCCTGAGGACATGCGAGGAAAGGATAAAATCGTGTTTGGAAATATTCACCAGATTTATGATTGGCATAAGGA TGTTTTCCTGGGTGAGCTGGAAAAATGTATCCAGGAGCAAGACAGACTGGCACAGCTCTTTATTAAATAT GAGCGGAAGCTGCACATCTACGTGTGGTACTGCCAGAATAAGCCGCGCTCCGAGTACATCGTCGCCGAGTACGACGCCTACTTTGAG GAGGTGAAACAGGAGATAAATGAAAGGCTGACACTTAGCGACTTCCTTATCAAGCCCATTCAGAGAATCACAAAGTATCAGCTGCTCCTCAAG GACTTCCTGAGATACAGCGAGAAGGCTGGTTTGGAGTGTTCTGATATCGAG AAAGCAGTGGAGTTAATGTGCCTTGTTCCAAAACGCTGCAACGACATGATGAATCTGGGGCGCCTGCAGGGCTTTGAG GGCACCCTGACCGCTCAGGGCAAGCTGCTGCAGCAGGATACGTTCTACGTGATTGAGCTGGATGCCGGCATGCAGTCGCGGACCAAGGAGAGGCGCGTGTTCCTCTTTGAGCAAATTGTCATCTTCAGTGAACTGCTCAGGAAAGGATCCCTCACCCCAGGCTACATGTTCAAAAGGAGCATCAAG ATGAATTACTTGGTCCTGGAGGAGAACGTGGACAGTGACCCCTGCAAGTTTGCACTCATGAACAGGGAGACTTCGGAGAGGGTCATCCTGCAAGCCGCCAACGCTGATATCCAGCAGGCCTGGGTGCAGGACATCAATCAAGTCTTAGAAACACAGCGAGACTTCTTAAATG CCCTACAGTCGCCCATTGAATATCAGcggaaagaaaggaacacagctgTGATGAGGTCCCAGCCTGCTAGGGTTCCCCAAGCCAGCCCCAGGCCTTACTCCTCCATCCCCGTGGGCTCCGAGAAGCCCCCAAAGGGCTCCAGCTGTAACCCGCCTCTGCCACCCCTGAAGATATCTACCTCCAATGGCAGTTCGGGGTTCGACTACCACCAGGCTGGGGACAAGTTTGAGGCCAGCAAG AGCGACCTGGGAGGCTGCAATGGGGTCTCATCCATGGCCGTGATCAAAGATTACTATGCACTGAAGGAGAACGAAATCTGTGTGAGCCAAGGTGAGGTGGTCCAGGTCCTTGCCATCAACCAGCAGAACATGTGCCTGGTGTACCAGCCCGCCAGCGACCACTCCCCCGCCGCCGAGGGCTGGGTCCCGGGCAACATCCTGGCACCCCTCACCAAAGCCACAGCAGCCGCAGAAAATAGTGACGGGAGCATCAAGTAA
- the LOC137225117 gene encoding kalirin-like isoform X4, producing the protein MKGGDRAYTRGPSLGWLLAKCCCCFPCRDAYSHSSENGGKSESVANLQAQPSLNSIHSSPGPKRSTNTLKKWLTSPVRRLNSGKADGNIKKQKKVRDGRKSFDLGSPKPGDETTPQGDSADESKKGWGEDEPDEESHTPLPPPMKIFDNDPTQDEMSLEGGSYRGSLKDPTGCLNEGMTPPTPPRNLEEEQKAKALRGRMFVLNELVQTEKDYVKDLGIVVEGFMKRIEEKGVPEDMRGKDKIVFGNIHQIYDWHKDVFLGELEKCIQEQDRLAQLFIKYERKLHIYVWYCQNKPRSEYIVAEYDAYFEEVKQEINERLTLSDFLIKPIQRITKYQLLLKDFLRYSEKAGLECSDIEKAVELMCLVPKRCNDMMNLGRLQGFEGTLTAQGKLLQQDTFYVIELDAGMQSRTKERRVFLFEQIVIFSELLRKGSLTPGYMFKRSIKMNYLVLEENVDSDPCKFALMNRETSERVILQAANADIQQAWVQDINQVLETQRDFLNALQSPIEYQRKERNTAVMRSQPARVPQASPRPYSSIPVGSEKPPKGSSCNPPLPPLKISTSNGSSGFDYHQAGDKFEASKSDLGGCNGVSSMAVIKDYYALKENEICVSQGEVVQVLAINQQNMCLVYQPASDHSPAAEGWVPGNILAPLTKATAAAENSDGSIK; encoded by the exons atGCGTACTCTCATTCAAGTGAAAACGGAGGCAAGTCCGAGTCGGTGGCCAACCTGCAGGCCCAGCCCTCCCTGAACTCCATCCACAGTTCCCCTGGGCCCAAGCGCTCCACCAACACCCTGAAGAAGTGGCTGACGAGTCCCGTGCGGCGGCTCAACAGCGGGAAGGCAGATGGAAACATCAAGAAGCAGAAGAAAGTACGAGACGGTCGGAAGAGCTTCGACCTGGGATCTCCCAAGCCTGGGGATGAGACGACCCCTCAGGGAGACAGCGCTGACGAG AGCAAGAAAGGTTGGGGTGAGGATGAGCCAGATGAAGagtcacacacacccctccctccgCCTATGAAGATCTTTGACAACGACCCCACGCAGGACGAGATG AGTCTGGAAGGAGGCTCGTACCGGGGGAGCTTGAAAGACCCCACAGGCTGCCTGAATGAGGGCATGACCCCACCCACACCTCCTAGAAACCTGGAAGAAGAACAGAAAGCCAAGGCCCTGAGAGGCAGGAT GTTTGTCCTGAATGAACTGgtacagacagagaaagactatgTGAAGGATCTGGGGATTGTGGTAGAG GGCTTCATGAAGAGGATAGAAGAAAAGGGTGTCCCTGAGGACATGCGAGGAAAGGATAAAATCGTGTTTGGAAATATTCACCAGATTTATGATTGGCATAAGGA TGTTTTCCTGGGTGAGCTGGAAAAATGTATCCAGGAGCAAGACAGACTGGCACAGCTCTTTATTAAATAT GAGCGGAAGCTGCACATCTACGTGTGGTACTGCCAGAATAAGCCGCGCTCCGAGTACATCGTCGCCGAGTACGACGCCTACTTTGAG GAGGTGAAACAGGAGATAAATGAAAGGCTGACACTTAGCGACTTCCTTATCAAGCCCATTCAGAGAATCACAAAGTATCAGCTGCTCCTCAAG GACTTCCTGAGATACAGCGAGAAGGCTGGTTTGGAGTGTTCTGATATCGAG AAAGCAGTGGAGTTAATGTGCCTTGTTCCAAAACGCTGCAACGACATGATGAATCTGGGGCGCCTGCAGGGCTTTGAG GGCACCCTGACCGCTCAGGGCAAGCTGCTGCAGCAGGATACGTTCTACGTGATTGAGCTGGATGCCGGCATGCAGTCGCGGACCAAGGAGAGGCGCGTGTTCCTCTTTGAGCAAATTGTCATCTTCAGTGAACTGCTCAGGAAAGGATCCCTCACCCCAGGCTACATGTTCAAAAGGAGCATCAAG ATGAATTACTTGGTCCTGGAGGAGAACGTGGACAGTGACCCCTGCAAGTTTGCACTCATGAACAGGGAGACTTCGGAGAGGGTCATCCTGCAAGCCGCCAACGCTGATATCCAGCAGGCCTGGGTGCAGGACATCAATCAAGTCTTAGAAACACAGCGAGACTTCTTAAATG CCCTACAGTCGCCCATTGAATATCAGcggaaagaaaggaacacagctgTGATGAGGTCCCAGCCTGCTAGGGTTCCCCAAGCCAGCCCCAGGCCTTACTCCTCCATCCCCGTGGGCTCCGAGAAGCCCCCAAAGGGCTCCAGCTGTAACCCGCCTCTGCCACCCCTGAAGATATCTACCTCCAATGGCAGTTCGGGGTTCGACTACCACCAGGCTGGGGACAAGTTTGAGGCCAGCAAG AGCGACCTGGGAGGCTGCAATGGGGTCTCATCCATGGCCGTGATCAAAGATTACTATGCACTGAAGGAGAACGAAATCTGTGTGAGCCAAGGTGAGGTGGTCCAGGTCCTTGCCATCAACCAGCAGAACATGTGCCTGGTGTACCAGCCCGCCAGCGACCACTCCCCCGCCGCCGAGGGCTGGGTCCCGGGCAACATCCTGGCACCCCTCACCAAAGCCACAGCAGCCGCAGAAAATAGTGACGGGAGCATCAAGTAA